A stretch of Vigna angularis cultivar LongXiaoDou No.4 chromosome 4, ASM1680809v1, whole genome shotgun sequence DNA encodes these proteins:
- the LOC128196131 gene encoding uncharacterized protein LOC128196131 yields MLNDGLQKAVSWSDFGHGRFVEKKTVLRKWNDKAIMQGKSFQGFVRFVVVRGEFFETVLVLLYEHESGVFGNLQEPEGVFILAWERERESSRGKGALPSFRFQPTKEHRGSCTKFRRAERRIGGWVAVDGSVARWPVWRRWSKKGVVMVMEEAGRGEGASPGYGVAGAGHSAWRKPDVVAEFPLEQELEVADVAE; encoded by the exons ATGTTGAATGATGGATTGCAGAAGGCAGTGAGTTG GAGTGATTTCGGGCATGGTCGCTTTGTGGAGAAGAAAACAGTGTTGAGGAAATGGAATGACAAGGCCATTATGCAAGGGAAGAGTTTTCAAGGTTTTGTAAG ATTTGTGGTTGTGAGGGGCGAGTTCTTTGAAACAGTATTGGTGTTGTTATATGAGCATGAGTCGGGGGTGTTTGGTAATCTTCAAGAGCCAGAA GGGGTTTTCATTTTGGCATGGGAGAGGGAGCGGGAGAGCAGCAGGGGGAAGGGAGCCCTTCCTTCCTTCCGTTTCCAGCCAACCAAAGAGCACCGTGGAAGTTGCACCAAATTCAGAAGAGCTGAAAGGAGGATCGGAGGTTGGGTCGCGGTGGATGGTTCAGTGGCGCGGTGGCCGGTTTGGCGGAGATGGAGCAAAAAGGGGGTGGTTATGGTGATGGAAGAAGCTGGAAGAGGTGAAGGTGCTAGTCCGGGATATGGGGTTGCGGGTGCTGGACATAGTGCTTGGAGAaaaccag atgttgtcgcggagtttcccttggagcaagagctggaagttgctgatgttgcggagtag